In Phaeobacter inhibens DSM 16374, the following proteins share a genomic window:
- a CDS encoding COG4223 family protein, which yields MADKKTSDETQAEESQTSVSKPDVDDTTAGDAVSDGLIVEDDDTSDTAAVADLNDPDNTDPLPAEEDAVSNVSDDDGAQGDADLDPIETAEAKSAENASGDQTVDSPPAAAASVHEVERVVEKRGGFGAALLGGIVAAGLGFVAGQSNVLNDFMPPSWRSAAPVDAAALEKLKESLSAQIADLEGRVAADIAPDIAPLTQQIDTLTREVASLRSSETATGSDELAGAIETLAARVDALESRPITDAASPAAVAAFEAELSKLQDSLAAQRAEVEKMVEEARAMDAASAEAARIASAQTIVARLRSSIDAGTSFGGMIEELQAVGVTVPEALTGSAEAGVSTRASLRDGFAPAARDALASARQATKGTGGIAAYVQRQLGARSVSPRDGDDPDAVLSRAEAAVQSGDLQGALTELQALPETARAPLADWEAAARARLAAVAAVNELAQSLNAK from the coding sequence GTGGCTGACAAGAAAACATCCGATGAGACGCAGGCAGAAGAGAGCCAGACGTCTGTCTCCAAACCGGACGTCGACGACACAACCGCCGGTGACGCGGTTTCTGACGGCTTGATTGTTGAAGATGATGATACATCCGATACGGCTGCTGTGGCGGACTTGAACGACCCGGACAACACGGATCCCCTGCCTGCCGAAGAGGATGCAGTCTCCAATGTGTCGGATGACGATGGTGCGCAAGGGGACGCTGATCTCGATCCAATCGAGACAGCTGAGGCCAAGAGCGCTGAAAACGCGTCGGGGGACCAAACAGTTGATAGCCCGCCTGCCGCTGCGGCATCGGTCCATGAGGTCGAGCGTGTTGTTGAAAAACGTGGTGGTTTTGGAGCCGCTCTCCTTGGGGGAATCGTTGCCGCCGGGCTTGGCTTTGTGGCGGGACAGTCAAATGTGCTGAATGATTTTATGCCACCCTCTTGGCGCAGTGCAGCGCCCGTTGATGCGGCCGCGCTGGAGAAGCTGAAGGAAAGCCTCAGCGCCCAGATCGCCGATCTGGAAGGCCGGGTCGCCGCTGATATTGCCCCGGATATCGCGCCGCTCACGCAGCAGATAGATACGTTGACAAGGGAGGTTGCCTCCCTGCGGTCCAGTGAGACGGCGACCGGATCTGATGAATTGGCAGGGGCGATTGAGACATTGGCAGCCCGAGTGGATGCTCTGGAGAGCCGCCCCATCACTGATGCTGCCAGCCCGGCTGCCGTTGCCGCATTCGAGGCGGAATTGAGCAAGCTTCAGGACAGCCTCGCGGCGCAACGCGCCGAGGTGGAAAAGATGGTGGAGGAGGCGCGGGCGATGGACGCCGCTAGCGCCGAAGCCGCACGTATCGCCAGCGCACAGACGATCGTCGCCCGTCTGCGGTCATCGATTGATGCGGGCACCAGCTTTGGCGGTATGATCGAAGAACTGCAGGCCGTTGGCGTGACTGTGCCAGAGGCGTTGACCGGTTCCGCAGAGGCAGGCGTCAGCACGCGTGCAAGCCTGCGCGATGGTTTTGCCCCGGCTGCGCGTGATGCCCTTGCTTCAGCCCGTCAGGCAACCAAAGGAACAGGCGGCATTGCGGCCTATGTGCAGCGTCAGCTGGGCGCACGTTCGGTATCCCCGCGTGATGGAGATGATCCCGATGCGGTGCTTTCGCGCGCCGAAGCCGCCGTGCAGAGCGGCGATCTACAAGGAGCCCTGACCGAGTTGCAGGCTCTGCCGGAAACCGCCCGTGCACCGCTGGCCGATTGGGAGGCCGCTGCGCGTGCCCGTCTGGCCGCTGTTGCTGCCGTGAATGAACTGGCCCAAAGCCTGAACGCCAAATAA
- a CDS encoding uroporphyrinogen-III synthase: MTVANNPEGRVMVGLLMTRPRVAAERFVEDLPASTRATLQVIYAPLIRTTPLNPPSDPSEHGLFSGDAIFSSANGVRYSTAPVTGQNAYCVGQRTTQAAAAKGWRAICCGLDADALVQTLTDVPPTGPLTHLRGVHSRGDIVERLRLVGINCREHVIYDQILLPYDSEVRIAMDAQASLIVPLFSPRTAQQFVKLAPYCAELHLIAFSKAVADPLKGLKCKDLQICKSPTVTAMRTLVRDAAASLARVEGGPSAQ, from the coding sequence ATGACAGTGGCGAACAATCCCGAGGGGCGTGTGATGGTCGGCCTATTGATGACGCGCCCTCGTGTGGCGGCAGAGCGATTTGTCGAAGACTTGCCCGCATCGACCCGAGCGACTTTGCAGGTGATCTACGCCCCGTTAATCAGGACAACCCCGCTGAACCCGCCATCTGATCCTTCTGAACATGGGCTTTTTTCGGGGGATGCGATCTTCTCATCTGCGAATGGGGTGCGGTATTCGACTGCGCCGGTTACGGGGCAGAACGCTTATTGCGTCGGGCAGCGCACAACGCAGGCCGCAGCTGCGAAAGGGTGGCGGGCGATTTGCTGTGGTCTGGACGCTGACGCGCTGGTTCAGACCTTGACCGACGTCCCACCTACAGGTCCTTTGACCCATCTTCGCGGCGTCCATAGCCGCGGCGACATTGTCGAGCGGCTTCGCTTGGTAGGGATCAATTGCCGGGAACATGTGATCTATGATCAGATCTTGCTGCCTTATGATAGTGAGGTGCGGATCGCGATGGATGCGCAAGCGTCGCTGATCGTGCCGCTTTTCTCACCGCGTACCGCTCAGCAATTTGTCAAATTGGCGCCATATTGCGCAGAGCTACATCTTATCGCATTCAGCAAGGCGGTTGCAGATCCTCTGAAAGGCTTGAAATGCAAAGACTTACAGATATGTAAGTCTCCAACTGTGACGGCAATGCGTACACTGGTGCGTGATGCCGCAGCTAGTCTGGCGCGGGTTGAGGGTGGGCCATCGGCACAGTAA
- the tsaD gene encoding tRNA (adenosine(37)-N6)-threonylcarbamoyltransferase complex transferase subunit TsaD: MEQSLTLLGLESSCDDTAAAVVRQSGQGPAEVLSSIVFGQTELHSAFGGVVPEIAARAHAEKLDHCVRDALAAADLRLQDMDAIAVTAGPGLIGGVISGVMCAKGLAAATGLPLIGVNHLAGHALTPRLTDAVPYPYLMLLVSGGHCQYLIVRGPDDFKRLGGTIDDAPGEAFDKTARLLGLPQPGGPSVQKEAESGDPRRFRFPRPLLDRPDCNLSFSGLKTALMRMRDQVMAEKGGLTRQDRADLCAGFQAAVADVLAEKTRRAIRRYLEEVPTTRTVAVAGGVAANTAIRAVLETVCTEVDAQFVAPPLALCTDNAAMIAYAGLERFRSGEQDGMELSARPRWPLDQSSPAMLGSGKKGAKA; the protein is encoded by the coding sequence ATGGAACAAAGCCTCACCCTTCTGGGATTGGAAAGCAGCTGCGATGATACGGCAGCTGCCGTGGTCCGCCAGTCTGGGCAAGGCCCGGCGGAGGTGCTCTCCTCCATCGTGTTTGGCCAGACCGAACTCCACAGCGCCTTCGGCGGTGTGGTGCCGGAAATCGCAGCCCGTGCCCACGCCGAAAAGCTCGATCATTGCGTCCGCGATGCGCTGGCCGCGGCCGATCTGCGCTTGCAGGATATGGATGCCATTGCCGTCACCGCTGGTCCCGGACTGATTGGCGGCGTGATTTCTGGTGTGATGTGTGCCAAGGGGTTGGCGGCCGCAACCGGGCTACCTCTGATCGGCGTCAACCACCTGGCCGGACATGCCCTCACCCCCCGGCTGACGGATGCGGTGCCATATCCCTATCTGATGCTGTTGGTCTCAGGCGGGCATTGTCAGTACCTGATTGTTCGGGGACCCGATGATTTCAAACGGCTTGGTGGAACAATCGACGATGCCCCCGGCGAGGCCTTTGACAAGACCGCCCGCCTATTGGGCCTGCCGCAACCCGGCGGCCCCTCGGTGCAGAAGGAAGCCGAAAGCGGTGATCCGCGCCGTTTCCGCTTTCCCCGTCCGCTCTTGGACCGTCCAGATTGCAACCTATCATTCTCTGGCCTGAAAACCGCACTGATGCGCATGCGGGATCAGGTGATGGCCGAAAAGGGCGGTCTGACACGGCAGGACCGCGCCGATCTCTGTGCCGGTTTTCAGGCTGCTGTTGCCGACGTCCTGGCAGAGAAAACACGCCGTGCAATTCGGCGCTACCTTGAGGAAGTCCCGACCACCCGCACCGTTGCTGTCGCAGGTGGCGTCGCGGCGAATACCGCCATTCGTGCTGTGTTAGAGACGGTTTGCACTGAGGTTGATGCTCAATTCGTCGCTCCGCCTCTGGCGCTTTGCACGGATAATGCCGCGATGATCGCCTATGCCGGGCTTGAACGATTCCGCAGTGGGGAGCAGGACGGCATGGAGCTCTCCGCCCGGCCCCGCTGGCCACTGGATCAGAGCAGCCCCGCCATGTTGGGCAGCGGCAAGAAAGGCGCCAAAGCATGA
- a CDS encoding NAD(P)H-dependent glycerol-3-phosphate dehydrogenase, which yields MSVSVLGSGAFGTALAISLAGNGPVTLWARDADQARDMRATRRNTRRLPGADLPETLTVTSDLERATQADTILLSVPMQTLRDFVFTHADLLRNRALVACCKGIELETGQGPLAVLHACLPKARTALLTGPSFAADIAKGLPTALTLACRDPETGAQLQQQLTTKNLRLYRTTDTNGAEIGGALKNVMAIACGAVIGAGLGDSARAALMTRGYAEMQRMALASGAQPDTLAGLSGFGDLTLTCSSELSRNYRLGLAIGRNETFDPSITVEGAATARAVHAEAQTRNLDMPITAIVVALLDQRLTIADATAQLLARPLKEE from the coding sequence ATGAGTGTTTCAGTGCTTGGATCCGGCGCGTTTGGCACGGCGCTGGCAATTTCGCTCGCAGGCAATGGCCCGGTTACTCTATGGGCACGGGATGCTGATCAGGCGCGCGATATGCGGGCGACCCGTCGCAATACCAGACGCCTGCCCGGCGCCGATCTGCCCGAGACACTGACCGTGACCAGCGACCTAGAGCGTGCCACGCAGGCTGATACCATATTGCTCTCCGTGCCGATGCAGACACTACGGGATTTTGTCTTCACCCACGCTGATCTGCTGCGCAACCGGGCTCTTGTAGCCTGCTGCAAAGGCATTGAACTCGAGACCGGTCAGGGTCCGCTGGCGGTTCTCCACGCCTGCCTTCCGAAGGCTCGGACGGCCTTGTTGACTGGCCCGAGTTTCGCCGCCGACATCGCGAAAGGCCTGCCAACGGCGTTGACGCTGGCCTGTCGTGACCCGGAGACAGGTGCGCAATTGCAGCAGCAGCTGACCACGAAAAACCTGCGGCTCTATCGTACTACGGACACAAATGGTGCGGAAATCGGCGGTGCTCTGAAGAACGTCATGGCGATTGCCTGCGGTGCCGTTATTGGCGCTGGACTCGGCGACAGCGCCCGCGCCGCGCTGATGACCCGTGGTTATGCCGAGATGCAGCGCATGGCACTGGCGTCTGGCGCACAGCCCGATACGCTGGCAGGTCTCTCCGGTTTTGGCGATCTCACTCTGACCTGCAGCTCGGAGCTGTCGAGGAACTACCGTCTCGGACTGGCGATCGGGCGGAACGAGACTTTTGACCCCAGCATCACGGTTGAAGGCGCCGCCACGGCGCGTGCTGTCCATGCCGAGGCCCAGACCCGAAATCTGGACATGCCTATCACCGCCATTGTCGTGGCTCTGCTCGATCAGCGCTTGACGATTGCCGACGCCACCGCTCAACTGCTTGCAAGACCATTGAAAGAGGAATGA
- a CDS encoding YciI family protein, whose amino-acid sequence MLIALIARDKPDHLQTRMDNRAAHLAYIEETNVVAQAGPLLDQDGGMVGSLIILDVEDMAAGQSWADNDPYAKVGLFEAVELITWKKVVG is encoded by the coding sequence ATGCTGATTGCCCTGATCGCGCGCGATAAACCCGATCATTTGCAGACCCGGATGGACAACCGGGCGGCGCATCTTGCGTATATTGAGGAAACCAATGTCGTGGCGCAGGCCGGTCCCTTGCTGGACCAGGATGGCGGCATGGTTGGCTCACTGATCATCCTTGATGTCGAAGATATGGCCGCCGGTCAGTCCTGGGCCGACAACGACCCCTACGCCAAAGTCGGCCTGTTTGAGGCGGTTGAGCTGATCACCTGGAAGAAAGTCGTCGGCTGA
- a CDS encoding EVE domain-containing protein: protein MAYWLFKSEPSTWSWADQQAKGETGEEWDGVRNYQARNFMREMKIGDRGFFYHSMKEKSLVGIVEICADVHQDSTTDDPRWECVDIKAVRSFAVPVTLDQIKGDPRLENMVLVKNSRLSVQPVTAEEWAHICALGKTDPD, encoded by the coding sequence ATGGCGTACTGGCTGTTCAAATCCGAGCCATCCACCTGGAGCTGGGCTGACCAGCAAGCCAAGGGCGAGACGGGTGAGGAATGGGACGGTGTGCGCAACTATCAGGCGCGCAATTTCATGCGTGAAATGAAGATTGGAGATCGCGGATTTTTCTATCATTCGATGAAGGAAAAATCCTTGGTCGGGATCGTTGAAATCTGCGCTGATGTCCACCAGGACAGCACCACAGACGATCCCCGCTGGGAATGCGTTGACATCAAAGCGGTGCGCAGCTTTGCTGTCCCGGTCACTCTCGATCAGATCAAGGGCGACCCCCGTCTTGAGAATATGGTTCTGGTGAAGAACTCCCGGCTATCAGTGCAGCCTGTCACCGCAGAGGAATGGGCCCATATCTGCGCGTTAGGGAAGACAGATCCCGATTGA
- a CDS encoding DUF1761 domain-containing protein produces the protein MEILNVIAAAIAGFVLGAVWYGLLAEPWMQAAKVPRDENGKPAGGQTPAVFIATFGLQIVVAGMMRHVFALSGIDTVGGGLVSGLGVGLFFITPWIMINNLYGVRPLRLSVIDGGYATLACGAIGVVLTLF, from the coding sequence ATGGAAATTCTGAATGTTATCGCCGCGGCTATCGCCGGCTTTGTTCTGGGCGCAGTCTGGTATGGTTTGCTTGCTGAACCCTGGATGCAAGCGGCAAAAGTGCCGCGTGATGAGAATGGGAAACCTGCGGGCGGACAGACGCCAGCTGTGTTTATCGCGACTTTTGGTCTGCAAATTGTCGTGGCTGGTATGATGCGCCATGTCTTCGCGCTCTCAGGTATCGATACCGTCGGTGGCGGTCTGGTCAGCGGTCTGGGCGTGGGACTATTTTTCATCACGCCGTGGATCATGATCAACAACCTATACGGTGTTAGACCATTGCGTTTGTCGGTGATCGACGGTGGCTACGCGACGCTTGCCTGTGGCGCCATCGGTGTGGTTCTGACGCTATTCTAA
- a CDS encoding DUF2853 family protein, giving the protein MGKRDDLIEQYANDLKTKCGMEPDMDLLTKVTIGCGPAIYDADASTVAASQPAELETVKNNFLIKKLGLSDGPELMSSIDSVIETYGKSERNKYRAVVYYMLVKHFGKEAVYG; this is encoded by the coding sequence TTGGGAAAACGCGACGATCTGATCGAGCAATATGCAAATGATCTGAAAACCAAATGTGGCATGGAACCGGACATGGATCTGCTCACAAAGGTCACCATCGGCTGTGGTCCGGCGATTTACGATGCTGATGCATCGACTGTGGCGGCCAGTCAGCCGGCGGAACTGGAAACCGTCAAAAACAACTTCCTGATCAAAAAGCTAGGCCTGTCTGATGGGCCTGAGCTGATGTCTTCGATTGACAGCGTGATCGAAACCTACGGTAAATCGGAGCGGAATAAATATCGCGCCGTTGTCTACTATATGCTGGTCAAGCACTTCGGAAAAGAAGCCGTATACGGTTGA
- a CDS encoding PRC-barrel domain-containing protein — translation MTELKTKTRILAGVTAAALMAGAGIAQAGTSVPRGESKSDTEIETVGGQDITSGASLDTTEGTTIPRGEYKVDSGVETVNDEMPADGDVNVNASSDASTTIPRGEYDSSDAAGKPLPPLNEMTVADLVGKNVFSATGKDVGEIDYVIEQDGKLAGVIGVGGFLGMNEYTVAVPLSDMDFTRNGQLKLNTRTEAALRSMPEIDEDMIKPLQDDRLIGNSV, via the coding sequence ATGACCGAACTGAAAACCAAGACCCGTATTCTGGCTGGTGTTACTGCTGCTGCACTGATGGCGGGCGCAGGGATTGCCCAGGCGGGCACTTCCGTACCGCGCGGCGAGAGCAAGTCGGACACCGAGATCGAGACTGTTGGCGGTCAAGACATCACAAGCGGCGCGTCGCTTGACACCACCGAAGGCACGACAATTCCACGTGGTGAATATAAGGTCGACAGCGGCGTTGAGACCGTGAACGACGAGATGCCTGCGGATGGCGATGTAAACGTCAATGCAAGTTCTGACGCTTCCACCACCATCCCGCGCGGCGAATACGACAGCTCGGACGCGGCGGGTAAACCACTGCCGCCCCTGAACGAGATGACCGTCGCCGATCTGGTTGGGAAGAACGTATTTTCCGCTACCGGTAAGGACGTAGGTGAAATCGACTATGTGATTGAGCAGGATGGCAAACTCGCAGGAGTTATTGGTGTTGGCGGCTTTCTTGGTATGAACGAATACACTGTTGCCGTTCCGCTGTCCGACATGGATTTCACCCGCAACGGTCAGCTGAAGCTGAATACCCGCACTGAAGCGGCGCTGCGTTCTATGCCTGAGATCGACGAAGATATGATCAAGCCTTTGCAGGATGACCGCCTGATCGGCAACAGCGTATAA
- the ahcY gene encoding adenosylhomocysteinase, whose product MPGDYIVKDIALAEFGRKELDIAETEMPGLMALRDEYGESKPLKGSRIVGSLHMTIQTAVLIETLVALGADVRWASCNIFSTQDHAAAAIAAGGTPVFAIKGQTLVEHWDYLDRSFQFPEGANLILDDGGDATLYVLLGARVEAGETDLIEVPTSEEEEAIFNQIKKRMAESPGWFTKTRDAIKGVSEETTTGVHRLYELVKEGQLPFPAINVNDSVTKSKFDNKYGCKESLVDGIRRATDTMMAGKVAVVCGYGDVGKGSAASLRGAGARVKVTEVDPICALQAAMDGFEVVLLEDVVDSADIFITTTGNKDVIRIEHMREMKDMAIVGNIGHFDNEIQVANLKNHKWTNIKDQVDMIEMPSGNRLILLSEGRLLNLGNATGHPSFVMSASFTNQVLAQIELWTRGETYKNDVYILPKHLDEKVARLHLERIGVKLSKLAPEQAAYIGVTPEGPFKPEHYRY is encoded by the coding sequence ATGCCCGGGGATTATATCGTCAAGGACATCGCGCTGGCCGAGTTTGGCCGCAAGGAACTCGATATCGCTGAGACAGAAATGCCGGGGCTGATGGCCCTGCGGGACGAATACGGCGAGAGCAAGCCGCTGAAAGGGTCCCGGATCGTCGGGTCGCTTCACATGACCATTCAGACCGCAGTTCTGATCGAAACGCTGGTAGCGCTGGGCGCGGATGTACGCTGGGCCTCCTGCAACATCTTCTCGACACAGGATCACGCCGCAGCTGCCATCGCCGCTGGCGGAACGCCCGTGTTTGCGATCAAGGGGCAGACCCTTGTCGAACATTGGGATTATCTGGACCGCTCGTTCCAGTTCCCCGAAGGTGCTAACCTCATTCTGGACGACGGTGGTGATGCCACCCTCTATGTGTTGCTGGGTGCGCGCGTAGAAGCGGGTGAGACGGATCTGATCGAAGTCCCCACCTCGGAAGAGGAAGAGGCGATCTTTAACCAGATCAAAAAGCGTATGGCCGAAAGCCCGGGCTGGTTCACCAAGACCCGCGACGCGATCAAGGGCGTTTCTGAGGAGACCACCACAGGGGTCCATCGCCTGTACGAACTGGTGAAAGAGGGTCAGCTGCCCTTCCCGGCGATCAACGTGAACGATTCGGTCACCAAGTCGAAGTTCGACAACAAATATGGCTGTAAGGAATCGCTGGTCGATGGCATCCGCCGCGCTACCGACACCATGATGGCGGGCAAGGTCGCCGTTGTATGCGGTTATGGTGACGTGGGCAAAGGCTCTGCCGCTTCGCTGCGTGGTGCTGGCGCTCGGGTCAAGGTGACCGAAGTTGACCCGATCTGCGCCCTGCAAGCGGCCATGGACGGGTTCGAGGTGGTGTTGCTGGAGGATGTTGTCGACAGCGCCGATATCTTCATCACCACGACTGGCAACAAGGATGTCATCCGCATCGAGCATATGCGCGAGATGAAGGATATGGCGATCGTTGGCAACATTGGCCATTTCGACAATGAAATCCAGGTCGCCAACCTCAAGAACCACAAGTGGACCAACATCAAGGATCAGGTCGACATGATCGAGATGCCCTCGGGCAACCGTCTGATCCTGCTCTCCGAAGGTCGCCTGTTGAACCTTGGCAATGCAACCGGGCACCCGTCGTTTGTGATGTCGGCCTCTTTCACCAATCAGGTTCTGGCCCAGATTGAGCTGTGGACCCGTGGTGAAACCTATAAAAACGATGTCTACATTCTGCCCAAGCACCTGGACGAGAAAGTCGCCCGCCTGCATCTGGAGCGGATCGGTGTAAAACTGTCGAAGCTGGCGCCTGAGCAGGCCGCCTATATCGGCGTCACACCGGAAGGTCCGTTCAAGCCTGAGCACTACCGGTATTGA
- a CDS encoding HD family hydrolase, with the protein MPPKPPRAWQRMLSGRRLDLLDPTPVDVEIEDIAHGLAFVARWNGQTIGDFAYSVAEHSLLVETIYGRLNPKAPVRWHLAALLHDAPEYVIGDMISPVKNAVGPSYGELDQRLTAAIHIRFGLPATLPKTVKAQIKKADRISAWMEAVEIAGFSREEADRLFGKPDQKLLDGLSIRLRPPVEVRKDYVTRHANLLAQL; encoded by the coding sequence ATGCCCCCCAAACCTCCGCGCGCTTGGCAACGGATGCTCTCCGGACGTCGGCTGGACCTGCTTGACCCGACTCCGGTTGACGTCGAGATTGAGGATATCGCCCACGGTCTGGCCTTCGTGGCGCGCTGGAACGGCCAGACCATTGGCGATTTTGCCTATTCTGTCGCTGAGCACTCGCTGTTGGTGGAAACGATTTACGGTCGCCTCAATCCCAAGGCGCCAGTCCGATGGCACTTGGCCGCACTGCTCCATGACGCACCGGAATATGTCATTGGGGACATGATCTCGCCCGTGAAAAACGCGGTTGGCCCCAGCTATGGTGAGTTGGATCAGCGGCTGACCGCCGCCATTCACATCCGCTTTGGCCTGCCTGCAACCCTGCCCAAGACGGTCAAGGCGCAGATCAAGAAAGCGGACCGGATCAGCGCATGGATGGAAGCAGTCGAAATTGCCGGGTTTTCCCGTGAGGAAGCCGACCGCCTGTTTGGGAAACCGGATCAAAAGCTGCTGGACGGTCTCTCCATCCGCCTGCGCCCCCCGGTCGAGGTGCGCAAGGACTACGT